A single window of Neisseria sp. KEM232 DNA harbors:
- a CDS encoding gluconokinase, with protein MTVHFVIMGVCGSGKTTAAQALQKQLRGCPYAEGDDFHTQANRDKMGAGIPLTDADRAPWLESLRGWMDAQAQADAAYSVVTCSALKHIYRDILRGAEGRVAFIHLAPPHDVNLRRMTARKGHYMKAGMLDSQLEILEELSADEYGVKIVNGGTPAEAAAAIADWLGRENLV; from the coding sequence ATGACGGTACACTTTGTCATCATGGGCGTGTGCGGCAGCGGCAAAACCACCGCCGCCCAAGCCCTGCAAAAACAGCTCCGAGGCTGCCCCTACGCCGAAGGCGACGACTTCCACACCCAGGCCAACCGCGACAAAATGGGCGCAGGCATCCCGCTGACCGACGCCGACCGCGCCCCCTGGCTCGAAAGCCTGCGCGGCTGGATGGACGCACAGGCGCAGGCGGACGCGGCCTACTCCGTCGTCACCTGCTCCGCCCTCAAACACATCTACCGCGACATCCTGCGCGGCGCCGAAGGCCGCGTCGCCTTCATCCACCTCGCCCCGCCGCACGATGTCAACCTGCGCCGCATGACCGCGCGCAAAGGCCACTACATGAAAGCGGGCATGCTCGATTCGCAACTGGAAATACTCGAAGAGCTCTCGGCAGACGAATACGGCGTCAAAATCGTCAACGGCGGCACCCCCGCCGAAGCCGCAGCCGCCATCGCCGACTGGCTCGGCCGCGAAAACCTCGTCTGA